From one Rosa rugosa chromosome 4, drRosRugo1.1, whole genome shotgun sequence genomic stretch:
- the LOC133744306 gene encoding uncharacterized protein LOC133744306: MIWGFFLSLRLETAKRFFEDMKCRGISPDVVTYNTRINGYNQFKLMDEAEQLFVELKGARLRSQLASEGIRDWKPLGTTLNLHENSFEYLISLRTWAELRVRLNKNQTIDKELQELIKKDTEHWKEVMVRIIAVGKCLANNNLAFHGTNEKTYEDSNGNFLGLLEMIAEFDPIMKQHFRLIQDKEIHYHYLSHKFQNELIGLFNELQAGLKSLDLDIDCVRGQGYDNGSNMKGKHQAVQKRLLDINPRAFYMPCGCHSLNLHDILYKINLVSKKLQSKDMLLDVALKNLEGLVSYFEKYRENEFNSTMTEAKEIANDMGVEPLAYLDDDELKSCCLNLETALRNGEGSDIDAKYLLMELQILQKMLPKEAYETNRAWTSIQIMEFAKKMDMFPSVMVAYR, translated from the exons ATGATTTGGGGTTTCTTCTTGTCCTTGAGATTGGAGACTGCAAAGCGGTTTTTCGAGGACATGAAATGTAGAGGAATTAGTCCTGATGTTGTCACCTATAACACGAGGATTAATGGGTATAATCAGTTTAAGCTGATGGATGAGGCCGAGCAGTTGTTTGTAGAGTTGAAGGGAG CTCGCTTGAGAAGTCAATTAGCAAGTGAAGGGATAAGAGATTGGAAACCTCTTGGTACAACATTAAATTTACATGAAAACAGTTTTGAATACCTCATTAGCTTGAGAACTTGGGCTGAGTTGCGAGTGAGATTGAATAAGAATCAAACAATTGATAAAGAGTTACAAGAGTTAATTAAGAAAGATACTGAACATTGGAAAGAGGTTATGGTCAGAATAATTGCTGTTGGGAAATGTCTTGCAAATAATAATTTGGCCTTTCATGGAACAAATGAAAAAACTTATGAAGATTCTAATGGAAACTTTTTAGGCTTACTTGAAATGATTGCTGAGTTTGATCCCATAATGAAGCAACATTTTCGACTTATTCAAGATAAAGAAattcattatcattatcttagcCATAAATTTCAAAATGAGCTGATTG GGCTTTTTAATGAATTACAAGCAGGTTTAAAATCTCTTGATTTAGATATTGATTGTGTGCGAGGACAAGGCTATGATAATGGATCTAATATGAAAGGAAAACACCAAGCTGTTCAAAAAAGATTGCTTGATATAAATCCTAGAGCCTTTTATATGCCGTGTGGTTGTCATTCTCTTAATTTA CATGACATTTTGTATAAAATTAACTTGGTTAGTAAAAAGTTACAATCCAAAGATATGCTTCTTGATGTTGCCTTGAAGAATTTAGAGGGATTGGTTTCTTATTTTGAAAAGTATAGGGAAAATGAGTTTAATTCTACCATGACTGAAGCTAAAGAAATTGCAAATGACATGGGAGTTGAGCCT TTAGCTTATTTGGATGATGATGAATTGAAAAGCTGTTGTTTGAATCTTGAAACTGCTTTGAGAAATGGTGAGGGTTCTGATATTGATGCAAAATATTTGCTTATGGAGTTACAAATTTTGCAGAAGATGTTGCCGAAGGAGGCATATGAAACAAATAGGGCTTGGACATCCATTCAAATTATGGAGTTTGCAAAGAAAATGGATATGTTTCCAAGTGTTATGGTTGCCTATAGGTAA
- the LOC133707008 gene encoding uncharacterized protein LOC133707008: MYARATATTPVAALRGNLTSHRRRHLSKRVWMPIRPEPIGYGTPNTPRRLLHANDASTTSDQRPRNSAATIFSANEDRKGMNAGQPMEVAGLFDKQAEIYVKGRPTYPKEWYSMLAALTPQHSLAWDIGTGNGQATVGLLEHYDQVVASDISEAQLKYAIQHPRVRYIHTPASISDDEMVNLIGGGQENSVDLVTVAAAIHWFDLPRFYSLVKRLLRQPGGIIAVWCYNGMVVSPDFDLVMKRLHESCLPFWDPRTKYAWEGYTTLPFPFESVGLGREGEPITLEIPKELSFQGVERMLRSFSAVATAKDRGVDLLSEDVIKELHKAWGAHDLVRSVTYKAFMLVGKL, from the exons ATGTATGCCCGTGCAACGGCCACGACCCCGGTCGCCGCCCTTCGAGGAAACCTCACCTCCCATCGCCGCCGCCATCTAAGCAAACGAGTCTGGATGCCCATCAGGCCCGAGCCAATCGGGTATGGGACACCAAACACACCCCGCCGTCTACTGCATGCCAACGACGCCTCCACAACCTCCGACCAGCGTCCCCGGAACTCTGCCGCTACCATCTTTTCCGCCAACGAGGATCGAAAAGGGATGAACGCTGGCCAACCAAT GGAAGTGGCAGGTCTATTTGACAAGCAAGCAGAGATATACGTAAAAGGTCGGCCAACATATCCCAAGGAATGGTATTCTATGCTGGCTGCTCTCACCCCACAACACTCTTTAGCTTGGGATATTGGCACTGGCAATGGCCAAGCTACCGTTGGT CTTTTAGAGCATTACGACCAAGTAGTTGCAAGTGACATAAGTGAAGCACAATTGAAATATGCCATCCAACACCCTCGAGTTCGATACATTCACACTCCAGCATCAATCTCAGACGATGAAATGGTAAACTTAATAGGGGGCGGTCAAGAAAATTCAGTTGATTTGGTTACAGTGGCTGCTGCCATTCACTGGTTTGATCTCCCACGCTTCTACTCGCTTGTCAAACGCCTTCTGCGACAACCAGGAGGCATAATCGCTGTTTGGTGCTACAATGGCATGGTCGTAAGCCCCGACTTTGATCTTGTAATGAAGCGTTTACACGAAAGTTGTCTACCATTTTGGGACCCGAGGACAAAGTACGCATGGGAGGGTTATACGACACTTCCTTTTCCATTTGAGAGCGTTGGATTGGGTCGTGAAGGTGAACCTATCACACTTGAAATACCAAAGGAATTGTCATTTCAGGGGGTTGAGAGGATGTTGAGGTCTTTCTCTGCAGTCGCTACAGCTAAAGACCGGGGTGTGGATTTGTTGTCTGAAGATGTGATTAAAGAGCTTCACAAAGCTTGGGGTGCGCATGATCTGGTCAGATCAGTTACATACAAGGCATTTATGCTTGTGGgcaaattataa